One Bacillota bacterium LX-D genomic region harbors:
- the ruvA gene encoding Holliday junction branch migration protein RuvA, whose amino-acid sequence MIAFVIGEIYAVQQDIVYVNVNGIGYKIFIPANALSKLPPLGEKVFLHTVFYLREDQVQLYGFLDVEDKELFQILIEVSGIGPKLALGILSATSRIDLVNAILNEKISVLTSLPGVGKKTAQRLIYELKDKLEKLNLNGSLLCTNIEPGIGGGEYEEALEALVSLGYNRKEIEQILYKVYNELEKRSSSEELIKIVLKKMSK is encoded by the coding sequence TTGATTGCTTTTGTAATTGGAGAAATTTACGCTGTTCAGCAAGATATAGTTTATGTTAATGTTAATGGTATTGGCTACAAAATATTTATCCCTGCTAATGCGCTGTCAAAGCTTCCTCCGCTCGGAGAAAAAGTTTTTTTGCACACTGTATTTTACTTACGTGAAGATCAAGTGCAACTTTATGGCTTTTTAGATGTAGAGGATAAAGAATTATTTCAAATACTTATCGAGGTTAGCGGAATAGGTCCAAAGCTGGCTTTAGGTATTTTGTCGGCTACTTCTAGAATTGACTTAGTCAACGCTATATTAAATGAAAAAATCAGTGTTCTAACTTCATTACCAGGAGTAGGTAAAAAAACTGCACAAAGATTAATATACGAACTAAAAGATAAGTTAGAAAAACTTAATCTAAATGGCAGTCTATTATGTACAAATATTGAACCAGGGATAGGCGGCGGCGAATATGAAGAAGCATTGGAAGCTTTGGTAAGTCTGGGTTACAACCGCAAGGAAATTGAACAAATTCTTTATAAAGTATACAATGAATTAGAAAAAAGATCTTCTAGTGAAGAATTAATTAAAATAGTTTTAAAGAAAATGAGCAAGTAA
- a CDS encoding SpoIID/LytB domain-containing protein: MKRISLLVSFSFLFVFLLINCAFAEEGTKIKVGLASSLNQAEFKVVEGNYQLIDVATGLVIARPNAGEKWVVSKEGLGLKVLKDNVAFEMPYQGPLLLNPENTKQKNVFLFKKVQYSDQLFLQSEDKGILAVNILDIEKYLYGVVGMEIGNSAPLEALKAQAVVSRTYALAQKGKSTRYDVGIDTATQVYGGYSAQSGSGWSRVKEAVDDTKGLVIYYNSSIIKAFFHANSGGYTENCENVFVENLPYLKGVPAPEDEYALSYAHQSNGWPASTYKWEKTISRTDLKKQVDAWNNKSSNKINVGEIIDFTLSRTQQNSTAKTVSNRVTQFDFVGTNGTKSFYKDSIRSVLGLKSTLFDLQLDSTITVLDGNGKKKTYNYANNLQTVSANGTTAFINEAENYYWVQGSQAQKNIPKVFQTVVINGKGYGHGLGMSQWGAWGLASQGYNYISIIKHYYNQDKNDGHLTIAQYR, from the coding sequence TTGAAAAGAATATCTTTATTAGTTAGTTTTAGCTTTTTATTTGTTTTCTTATTAATTAACTGTGCTTTCGCCGAGGAAGGTACGAAAATTAAAGTAGGGCTGGCAAGTAGTTTAAATCAAGCCGAATTTAAAGTGGTAGAGGGAAATTACCAACTGATTGATGTAGCTACAGGGTTGGTCATTGCTCGCCCTAATGCCGGTGAAAAGTGGGTGGTTTCCAAAGAAGGACTTGGGCTTAAGGTTTTGAAAGATAATGTAGCTTTCGAAATGCCTTATCAGGGCCCTCTTTTATTAAATCCTGAGAATACTAAACAAAAAAATGTTTTTTTATTTAAAAAAGTGCAATATAGTGATCAATTATTTTTACAAAGCGAAGATAAAGGTATTTTAGCCGTAAATATACTTGACATTGAGAAGTATTTATATGGAGTTGTAGGAATGGAAATAGGGAATTCAGCTCCTTTAGAAGCCTTAAAAGCCCAGGCAGTTGTATCTCGGACTTATGCCTTAGCACAGAAGGGAAAAAGTACGAGGTACGATGTAGGTATTGATACTGCTACACAGGTTTACGGTGGATATAGTGCCCAAAGCGGGTCAGGATGGAGTAGGGTAAAAGAAGCCGTTGACGATACAAAAGGTTTAGTGATTTACTACAATTCAAGTATAATAAAAGCTTTTTTTCACGCCAATTCCGGTGGCTATACGGAAAATTGTGAAAATGTTTTTGTGGAAAATTTGCCTTATTTAAAAGGCGTGCCAGCCCCTGAGGATGAGTATGCTTTGAGTTATGCGCATCAATCAAACGGTTGGCCTGCTAGTACTTATAAGTGGGAAAAAACAATTTCAAGAACTGATCTAAAAAAACAAGTCGATGCTTGGAATAATAAATCCTCAAATAAAATAAATGTTGGAGAAATAATTGATTTTACGCTTTCGCGAACACAACAAAATAGTACAGCCAAAACAGTATCTAATAGGGTAACGCAATTTGACTTTGTTGGAACAAATGGCACTAAATCATTTTATAAAGATAGTATTCGCAGCGTTTTAGGTCTTAAAAGCACTTTGTTTGATTTGCAGCTTGATTCTACTATTACAGTTCTTGATGGTAATGGTAAAAAGAAAACATATAATTACGCAAACAACTTACAAACTGTTAGTGCTAATGGTACTACTGCATTTATTAACGAAGCAGAAAATTATTATTGGGTTCAAGGTAGCCAAGCTCAGAAAAATATTCCAAAAGTTTTCCAAACAGTAGTTATTAATGGTAAAGGTTATGGGCACGGTCTAGGAATGAGCCAATGGGGAGCTTGGGGTCTAGCAAGTCAAGGGTATAATTATATTTCTATCATAAAACACTATTATAACCAGGATAAAAATGACGGACATTTGACCATTGCTCAGTATCGTTAA
- the yajC gene encoding preprotein translocase subunit YajC, whose product MQQYTTLIIYVVFIFGLFYFLMYKPQQKQKKARQELMQNLKVNAHVVTIGGLHGKIMKIKDRSVILRIADKVEVEFEKSAISYIAGKES is encoded by the coding sequence ATGCAACAATATACGACTCTAATTATTTATGTTGTTTTTATTTTTGGTTTATTTTATTTTTTAATGTACAAGCCTCAGCAAAAACAAAAAAAGGCGCGTCAAGAGTTAATGCAAAATCTAAAGGTAAACGCACACGTTGTAACAATTGGTGGATTGCATGGCAAAATTATGAAAATAAAAGATAGAAGTGTTATTCTAAGGATAGCTGATAAAGTTGAAGTCGAATTTGAAAAATCAGCTATTTCCTATATTGCAGGCAAAGAAAGCTAA
- the ruvB gene encoding Holliday junction branch migration DNA helicase RuvB, with the protein MDEERLLSSSIRVEDCEIEGSLRPHTLKEYIGQSKIKENLMVFIEAAKQRHEALDHILLYGPPGLGKTTLAGIIAAELGVQIRITSGPAIERAGDLAAILTNLQQNDVLFIDEIHRLNRSVEEVLYPAMEDFALDILIGKGPSARSIRLDLPKFTLIGATTRAGLLTSPLRDRFGVISRLEYYQNSELLKIVQRTAGILRVPIAEDGAREIASRSRGTPRIANRLLKRVRDFAQVKGQGIIDLDIAESALNLLEVDSLGLDGTDRKMLLALIQKFGGGPVGIETLAAAIGEEPGTIEDVYEPYLLQIGFLNRTPRGRIATEFAYKHFGIQYHSE; encoded by the coding sequence ATGGATGAAGAAAGATTGTTATCAAGTAGCATTAGAGTCGAGGATTGTGAGATCGAGGGTAGTTTACGGCCACATACACTTAAAGAGTATATTGGACAGTCTAAAATTAAAGAGAATTTAATGGTTTTTATCGAAGCAGCTAAACAACGACATGAAGCGTTAGACCATATATTGCTATATGGTCCTCCTGGCTTAGGGAAAACGACATTGGCCGGTATTATCGCTGCTGAATTAGGCGTACAAATCAGGATTACATCGGGCCCAGCCATTGAAAGAGCCGGGGATTTGGCAGCTATTTTGACTAATTTACAGCAAAATGATGTATTGTTCATTGATGAAATTCATAGATTAAATAGAAGTGTTGAAGAAGTACTATACCCTGCTATGGAAGATTTTGCTTTAGATATTTTAATTGGTAAGGGACCTAGCGCTCGTTCTATTCGTTTAGATTTACCTAAGTTTACATTAATTGGTGCAACTACTAGGGCAGGTTTGCTGACTTCGCCCTTGAGGGATAGGTTCGGAGTCATAAGCAGATTAGAGTATTATCAAAATAGTGAGTTGCTAAAGATCGTGCAGAGAACAGCTGGTATTTTACGTGTGCCCATTGCTGAAGATGGAGCCAGGGAAATTGCTTCAAGATCAAGGGGAACCCCCCGAATTGCTAATCGTTTACTTAAACGAGTTAGGGATTTTGCACAGGTAAAAGGACAAGGAATAATAGATTTAGATATAGCGGAAAGTGCCCTAAACTTACTGGAGGTTGATTCTCTCGGCTTGGATGGTACAGACCGAAAAATGCTTTTAGCTCTCATCCAAAAATTTGGTGGCGGACCTGTTGGTATCGAAACCTTGGCTGCAGCAATCGGCGAGGAACCAGGAACTATTGAGGATGTCTATGAACCGTACTTACTTCAGATAGGTTTTTTAAATCGAACACCTAGAGGACGAATAGCCACAGAGTTTGCCTATAAGCATTTTGGGATACAATACCATTCAGAGTAA
- the queA gene encoding tRNA preQ1(34) S-adenosylmethionine ribosyltransferase-isomerase QueA — MRVEDFDYQLPQELIAQIPAEPRDSSRLMIISKKDAAIEHSNFKNVLDYLNPGDVLVLNNTKVLPARLFGEKMNTGARIEIVLLKRLNYTQWEVLAKPGKRIKPGAIINFGNGALEAKVVQETEAGGKILDFRFQGIFEEILQRLGKMPLPPYIKAELSDQERYQTVYAEHDGSAAAPTAGLHFTEDLLKQIARKGVKICYITLHVGLGTFRPVQVDIIENHKMHAEYYEITQDTAQILDKALKEDQRIIAVGTTSVRTLETVASKFGRIVPTSGWTDIFIYPGYEFKVVQGLLTNFHLPKSTLIMLVSALLGTDLTLHAYKVAVQEKYRFFSFGDAMLILP; from the coding sequence ATGAGAGTAGAAGATTTTGACTACCAATTGCCGCAAGAATTGATTGCACAGATTCCTGCTGAACCAAGAGATTCATCTAGGTTAATGATTATCAGCAAAAAGGATGCTGCAATAGAACACAGTAACTTTAAAAATGTCTTAGACTATTTAAACCCAGGCGATGTCTTGGTATTGAACAATACCAAGGTTTTACCAGCAAGATTATTTGGAGAAAAAATGAATACTGGAGCGCGTATCGAAATTGTACTATTAAAGCGTTTGAATTATACGCAATGGGAAGTCCTAGCTAAGCCAGGGAAAAGGATAAAGCCTGGGGCAATTATAAATTTTGGCAATGGTGCTTTAGAAGCAAAAGTTGTGCAAGAAACTGAAGCTGGAGGGAAAATTTTAGACTTTAGATTTCAAGGTATATTTGAGGAAATTTTACAGCGTTTAGGGAAAATGCCACTGCCCCCTTATATTAAAGCAGAGTTGTCTGATCAAGAGCGATACCAAACAGTTTATGCTGAACACGATGGGTCAGCAGCAGCTCCCACAGCAGGACTACACTTTACTGAAGATTTGTTAAAACAAATTGCAAGAAAAGGTGTAAAAATTTGTTACATTACTTTACATGTAGGGTTAGGAACTTTTAGACCTGTACAAGTAGATATAATTGAAAATCATAAAATGCATGCCGAATATTACGAGATAACTCAAGACACTGCACAAATCCTAGATAAAGCCTTAAAGGAAGATCAAAGAATTATAGCAGTGGGAACAACTTCGGTACGTACTTTAGAAACAGTGGCTTCTAAATTTGGTAGAATAGTGCCAACTAGTGGCTGGACTGATATCTTTATATATCCAGGTTATGAGTTTAAAGTTGTCCAAGGTTTATTGACGAATTTTCATTTGCCAAAGTCAACTTTAATTATGTTAGTAAGTGCGTTGCTTGGTACTGACTTAACATTGCATGCCTACAAGGTTGCTGTGCAGGAGAAATACAGATTTTTTAGTTTTGGTGATGCTATGCTTATATTGCCATAA
- a CDS encoding DUF2905 domain-containing protein — protein sequence MDFGGMGKTIIIMGVVLVFIGLLLIGAGKIPFLGKLPGDFFWHKGSYTFYFPLATSILISLLLTILLNIFFRK from the coding sequence ATGGATTTTGGTGGTATGGGAAAAACAATAATTATTATGGGAGTGGTTTTAGTTTTTATTGGCCTTTTGCTAATTGGAGCAGGGAAAATTCCTTTTTTGGGAAAACTACCTGGAGATTTTTTCTGGCATAAAGGTAGTTATACTTTTTATTTTCCTTTAGCTACTTCAATTCTAATCAGCCTTTTACTAACTATTCTGTTGAACATATTTTTTAGAAAATGA
- the nadE gene encoding NAD(+) synthase, with amino-acid sequence MDYLKITNTIVSWIKEKVEKAKAEGVLVGLSGGIDSAVVMALCQKAFPNNCIGIIMPCYSNPKDEMDAKILAEHLQVPYQIINLGKVYDSLLQEVTKADKLKNVMALANIKPRLRMTTLYYEAALRNYLVAGTGNKSEIEIGYYTKYGDGGVDFEPIGELVKTQVRELAKYLQIPGEIINKAPSAGLWTNQTDESEMGFTYEELDNYILTGQAEPNIKVKIENLKKISEHKRHLPPCATLN; translated from the coding sequence ATGGATTATTTAAAAATAACTAACACAATTGTTTCTTGGATTAAGGAAAAAGTTGAAAAGGCAAAAGCAGAAGGTGTTTTAGTAGGATTATCCGGCGGTATTGATTCTGCTGTGGTCATGGCCTTATGTCAAAAAGCATTTCCGAATAATTGTATAGGAATTATTATGCCATGCTATAGTAACCCGAAGGATGAAATGGATGCCAAAATTTTGGCTGAACATCTTCAGGTTCCTTACCAAATTATTAATTTGGGAAAAGTATACGATAGTTTGTTGCAAGAAGTAACAAAAGCTGACAAATTGAAAAATGTAATGGCTTTAGCAAATATTAAACCAAGATTAAGGATGACGACTCTCTATTACGAGGCTGCGTTGAGAAATTATTTAGTTGCTGGCACGGGGAATAAAAGTGAAATTGAAATTGGTTATTATACAAAATATGGTGATGGAGGAGTTGATTTTGAGCCAATTGGCGAATTGGTAAAAACTCAGGTTCGTGAACTAGCAAAGTATTTGCAAATTCCTGGTGAAATTATTAATAAAGCTCCGTCAGCAGGACTTTGGACAAATCAAACTGATGAATCAGAAATGGGATTTACTTATGAAGAATTAGATAATTATATCTTAACTGGTCAAGCTGAACCTAATATAAAAGTTAAGATTGAAAATCTGAAAAAAATAAGCGAACATAAAAGACATTTGCCGCCTTGTGCTACATTAAATTAA
- the tgt gene encoding tRNA guanosine(34) transglycosylase Tgt: MSISFEVVKESSKNKARLGKLTTIHGTIETPIFMPVGTQATVKTMSAQELLNINAQIILSNTYHLYLRPGHDLIAEAGGLHSFMNWPKPILTDSGGFQVFSLANLREITDDGVAFRSHLDGSKHFFNPEKSMEIQMALGSDIAMAFDECAPYPCSYEEADKALERTTRWAERCKQFHNHPYQVVFGIVQGSVFADLRKKSAQQITELDFPGYAIGGLSVGEPKPVMYDMLEHTIPYLPNNKPRYLMGVGSPDCLIEGVLRGVDMFDCVLPTRIARNGTVMTSHGKLVIRNAQYARDFSPLDPECDCHACRNYSRAYIRHLLKAEEILGIRLTTIHNLTFLINLMKQIRQAISVDNLEDFAAEFYAKYNS, from the coding sequence TTGAGTATCAGTTTCGAAGTGGTTAAAGAGAGTTCGAAAAATAAAGCCCGACTAGGTAAGCTTACTACAATTCACGGTACTATAGAAACTCCAATTTTTATGCCCGTAGGTACCCAAGCTACAGTAAAGACTATGTCTGCTCAAGAACTTTTAAATATAAATGCGCAAATTATTTTAAGCAATACCTACCATTTATATTTAAGACCTGGACACGACTTAATTGCTGAAGCCGGAGGATTACATAGTTTTATGAATTGGCCGAAACCCATCTTAACTGATAGTGGCGGTTTCCAGGTATTTAGCCTTGCTAATTTACGCGAAATAACTGATGATGGCGTTGCTTTTAGATCCCATCTTGATGGATCCAAGCATTTCTTCAACCCTGAAAAATCTATGGAAATTCAAATGGCTCTGGGTTCCGATATTGCTATGGCTTTTGATGAATGTGCTCCATATCCCTGTTCTTATGAAGAAGCTGATAAAGCTTTGGAAAGAACAACACGTTGGGCAGAAAGATGTAAACAATTTCACAACCATCCTTATCAAGTAGTTTTTGGAATAGTGCAAGGAAGTGTATTTGCCGATTTGAGAAAAAAGAGCGCTCAGCAAATAACTGAATTAGATTTCCCAGGTTACGCCATTGGTGGGTTAAGTGTTGGTGAACCAAAGCCTGTTATGTATGATATGCTGGAACACACTATCCCTTACTTACCTAATAATAAGCCAAGATATTTAATGGGAGTCGGTTCTCCTGATTGTCTAATAGAAGGAGTGCTGAGAGGAGTTGATATGTTCGATTGTGTTCTACCTACTAGAATCGCTAGAAATGGCACAGTTATGACGAGTCATGGAAAGTTAGTAATTAGAAATGCACAATACGCTAGAGATTTTTCTCCTCTTGATCCAGAGTGTGATTGTCATGCTTGCCGTAATTATTCTAGAGCATATATTAGGCACTTATTAAAAGCTGAAGAAATATTAGGCATTAGGTTAACCACAATTCATAATTTAACATTTCTAATAAATTTAATGAAACAGATTAGACAAGCTATTAGTGTTGACAACCTAGAAGATTTTGCGGCGGAATTCTATGCAAAGTATAATTCTTAG
- a CDS encoding DUF3842 family protein, with product MKIAVVDGQGGGIGKIITEKIRQEFGDLIEIIALGTNALATSQMLRAGANDGASGENAIVLNVHKVEIIIGSVAILAANSMLGELTPNIAKAIGESSAHKLLLPINRCNIDIVGVVAEPLPHQIEQLIEKLKKIVLNPK from the coding sequence ATGAAAATAGCAGTTGTAGATGGTCAAGGTGGGGGTATTGGAAAAATTATTACAGAAAAGATTAGACAAGAATTTGGAGATTTAATTGAAATAATTGCTTTAGGTACAAATGCATTGGCAACTTCTCAGATGCTAAGGGCTGGTGCAAACGATGGTGCTTCAGGTGAAAATGCAATTGTTTTAAATGTCCATAAGGTTGAAATAATTATAGGGTCAGTAGCTATTTTAGCAGCTAATTCTATGTTAGGTGAATTAACCCCTAATATAGCAAAGGCGATTGGGGAGAGTAGTGCCCACAAATTATTATTACCTATAAATAGATGTAATATTGATATAGTTGGCGTAGTTGCTGAACCTTTACCTCATCAAATAGAGCAACTAATAGAGAAATTAAAGAAAATTGTATTAAATCCAAAGTAA
- the secF gene encoding protein translocase subunit SecF, whose protein sequence is MKFDFIRRRKIWYIISLLIIIPGIISFFTRGLNLGIDFKGGNILDVHFTQNVTIAQLRSTLDELKIEGLPQEAGKNNFIIRTSELSEEQNKSLIKNLSDKLGEMKVNRNEKVSGTVGKELTQKAIYSIIIASILMVVYITFRFEFYFGLAAVLALIHDVLVVVGVFSLFQIEVDGTFVAALLTIIGYSINDTIVIFDRIRENLRFYKKESNIDVANMSINQTLFRSISTVLTVIMCLVAILVFGGETTRIFALAMLIGTITGCYSSIFNASPLWIDFKSLSQKKHKNPVAANK, encoded by the coding sequence GTGAAATTTGATTTTATTCGTAGAAGAAAGATTTGGTATATAATATCTTTATTAATTATTATTCCTGGGATCATTTCCTTTTTTACTAGAGGTTTAAACTTGGGAATTGACTTCAAGGGTGGCAATATTCTTGATGTTCATTTTACTCAAAACGTCACTATTGCTCAGTTGCGTTCAACTTTAGATGAATTAAAAATAGAAGGTTTGCCGCAAGAAGCTGGAAAAAATAATTTTATCATCCGTACTAGTGAATTGTCTGAAGAACAAAACAAATCTTTGATTAAGAATTTATCTGATAAACTTGGGGAAATGAAGGTTAATAGAAACGAAAAAGTCAGTGGTACAGTAGGAAAGGAACTGACTCAAAAAGCTATTTACTCTATAATTATCGCTTCAATTTTAATGGTTGTTTATATTACCTTTAGGTTTGAATTTTACTTTGGTCTTGCTGCTGTACTTGCGCTCATTCACGATGTGTTAGTAGTTGTAGGTGTTTTCTCTTTATTTCAAATTGAAGTCGATGGTACATTTGTTGCCGCTTTATTAACTATTATTGGTTATTCAATTAATGATACCATTGTTATTTTTGATAGAATTAGAGAAAATTTACGTTTTTATAAAAAAGAATCAAACATTGACGTTGCCAACATGAGTATAAACCAAACACTCTTTCGCTCTATTTCAACTGTCTTAACTGTTATAATGTGTTTGGTAGCAATTCTTGTGTTCGGCGGTGAAACAACCCGGATCTTTGCTCTAGCTATGCTAATAGGAACGATTACTGGATGTTATTCATCTATATTTAATGCAAGTCCATTATGGATTGATTTTAAAAGCTTATCCCAAAAAAAACATAAAAATCCAGTGGCAGCCAATAAATAA
- the secD gene encoding protein translocase subunit SecD yields the protein MRWGNIFKLLLVLVIIIAGSILAFNPLLKKIDLGLDLQGGVHVLMEAQETAAHKVTDDDMKQLESVMRQRVDELGVSEPIIQRIGGKRLAVELAGIKNPEEAVEIIGKTALLEFKTADGKTVLTGKDLKDAKATMDNTSGEPEIGLQFNDAGAKTFANITGQLASFPQGDPQRRIAIYLDNELLTAPEVSGPIPNGQARITGGFKSYDDAANTAALLRGGSLPVSTKIIEKRTVGPTLGLDSLEKSKQAVIIGLLAVAIFMLVVYRLPGIIADISLLVFIILILCGLISVKAVLTLPGIAALLLTVGMAADANIIIYERIKDELRNGKTTRAAVEAGFKRAFGTIFDSNLTTIITAVVLFYLGIGSVRGFALNLIIGILLNMFTALTLTRFLLRLFIKIPGLNNKKLYGVRGGAK from the coding sequence ATGAGATGGGGGAACATATTTAAACTGCTTCTAGTACTCGTAATTATTATTGCTGGAAGCATTTTGGCTTTTAACCCACTGCTTAAAAAGATAGATTTAGGTCTAGATTTGCAGGGTGGGGTTCATGTGTTAATGGAGGCCCAAGAAACGGCTGCACATAAGGTTACTGATGATGATATGAAGCAACTGGAATCAGTTATGAGGCAGCGTGTAGATGAGCTAGGTGTTAGCGAACCTATTATTCAAAGAATAGGCGGCAAAAGGTTAGCAGTTGAATTGGCAGGAATTAAAAATCCTGAAGAAGCAGTTGAAATTATTGGAAAAACAGCTTTGCTAGAATTTAAGACTGCAGACGGTAAAACTGTTCTAACTGGTAAAGATTTAAAAGATGCCAAAGCTACTATGGATAATACTTCTGGGGAACCAGAAATAGGGCTACAATTTAACGACGCGGGAGCTAAAACTTTTGCCAATATTACTGGGCAATTAGCAAGTTTTCCACAGGGTGATCCCCAAAGAAGAATTGCTATTTACCTGGATAATGAGTTACTTACTGCCCCCGAAGTTTCCGGACCAATTCCCAATGGGCAAGCAAGAATTACAGGTGGGTTCAAATCATATGATGATGCAGCTAATACTGCGGCATTGTTAAGAGGAGGTTCATTGCCTGTAAGTACTAAAATTATTGAAAAAAGAACTGTTGGACCAACTTTAGGTTTGGATTCTTTAGAAAAAAGTAAACAAGCTGTTATAATTGGCCTACTTGCCGTAGCTATTTTTATGCTGGTAGTATATAGGCTTCCTGGTATAATCGCTGATATTTCTTTACTGGTATTTATTATATTAATACTTTGTGGCTTAATTAGTGTCAAGGCTGTTTTGACGTTACCTGGTATTGCAGCACTCCTTCTAACAGTTGGTATGGCCGCCGATGCAAACATAATTATTTATGAAAGAATCAAAGACGAATTGCGTAATGGTAAAACTACTAGAGCTGCCGTAGAAGCAGGTTTTAAAAGAGCTTTTGGGACAATTTTTGACTCCAATTTAACTACAATTATTACTGCGGTAGTGCTTTTTTACCTAGGCATAGGATCAGTGAGAGGATTTGCTTTGAACCTAATTATTGGTATTTTACTTAATATGTTTACGGCTCTTACGTTGACCAGGTTCCTCTTAAGATTATTTATTAAAATTCCTGGCTTAAATAATAAGAAACTATATGGAGTAAGGGGGGGAGCCAAGTGA
- a CDS encoding YebC/PmpR family DNA-binding transcriptional regulator, whose product MSGHSKWANIKHKKAKMDEKKGKIFTKIGREIIVAVKHGGSDPNTNLLLKNIIQKAKENNMPNDNIQRVIQKASGNLDGQNYEELVYEGYGPAGTAILLDIMTDNRNRTAGEIRHIFSKNGGSLGETGCVAWMFEAKGLFVVDITQFAKDEDELMLLAIEAGAEDVTVEGEEMLIYTAKVDFDMVKDNMLSFGITFSSAEITKIPKNSVVISDLEQAQKIIKLIDLLEDNDDVQAVYSNFEIDDSIADQI is encoded by the coding sequence ATGTCTGGACATTCAAAATGGGCAAATATTAAACATAAAAAAGCTAAAATGGACGAAAAAAAGGGCAAGATATTTACAAAGATTGGCCGTGAAATTATTGTTGCAGTTAAGCACGGTGGGTCTGACCCTAATACAAATTTACTGTTGAAGAATATTATTCAAAAGGCTAAAGAAAATAACATGCCAAACGATAATATTCAGAGAGTTATCCAAAAGGCCTCTGGAAACTTGGACGGACAAAATTATGAAGAATTAGTTTATGAGGGATATGGTCCAGCCGGAACAGCTATTTTGTTAGATATTATGACGGATAATCGTAATCGAACGGCTGGTGAAATTAGACATATATTTTCGAAAAACGGGGGCAGCTTAGGTGAAACTGGCTGTGTAGCCTGGATGTTTGAAGCTAAAGGTTTATTTGTTGTTGATATTACTCAATTTGCTAAAGATGAAGACGAACTTATGTTATTGGCAATTGAAGCCGGAGCTGAAGATGTCACTGTTGAGGGGGAAGAAATGCTGATATACACTGCTAAAGTGGACTTTGATATGGTAAAGGATAACATGCTAAGCTTCGGCATAACTTTTAGTTCAGCAGAAATTACAAAAATACCCAAGAATTCAGTTGTTATTAGTGATTTGGAACAAGCACAAAAAATCATAAAATTAATAGATTTACTTGAGGATAATGATGATGTGCAGGCAGTATATTCAAATTTTGAAATAGATGATTCTATAGCTGACCAAATATAA
- the ruvC gene encoding crossover junction endodeoxyribonuclease RuvC translates to MLIIGIDPGTAIIGFGIIELTGNHFEVVHYGSIQTSKKESLANRLQKLYVDLEKLIIEYKPDHLAVEELFFNKNSKTVLAVGQARGVVLLAGANYGLTIGEYTPLQVKQSVVGYGRAEKRQVQEMVRVVLNLPNIPKPDDVADALAVAICHGHSFKIQKLLREKGEIN, encoded by the coding sequence ATGTTGATTATAGGTATTGATCCAGGAACAGCCATAATAGGTTTCGGAATAATTGAATTAACTGGTAACCATTTTGAAGTTGTGCATTATGGCAGTATTCAAACTAGTAAAAAGGAATCTTTAGCAAATAGACTGCAAAAATTGTATGTTGATTTAGAGAAACTAATTATAGAGTATAAACCTGATCATCTAGCTGTAGAAGAACTTTTTTTTAATAAAAATAGCAAAACAGTACTTGCTGTTGGACAGGCAAGAGGCGTGGTATTATTGGCAGGAGCAAATTATGGTTTAACAATTGGTGAGTATACTCCGTTGCAAGTGAAGCAGTCAGTTGTGGGTTATGGAAGAGCGGAAAAGAGGCAAGTGCAGGAAATGGTGCGGGTAGTATTAAATTTGCCTAATATTCCTAAACCAGACGATGTAGCTGATGCACTTGCAGTAGCTATTTGTCATGGACATTCTTTTAAAATACAAAAGCTATTGCGGGAAAAAGGTGAAATAAATTGA